One Fontisphaera persica DNA window includes the following coding sequences:
- a CDS encoding rhodanese-like domain-containing protein — protein sequence MNQRRLYWLWMVLSVAGTAHGMEPQELAARLEAGEKITVIDVRAGALYARGHIPQAINIPAALCPDRQLPPLGRVVVYDEGLGQTNAAFALDALNRKPGIQAEILRGGYAGWETTQRTVAAPAGAAREELPVITYQGLEQTTDRDVVLVDLRTVAPASEARGLVAPASAGPPLTDLKTVFPRFPVTQSPLNMAQRTKAEKTTPPLLVLIDRNDGKAQETARLLRAAGMTRFVILAGGEEALARRGEPGLQRSGSGLMTVPPPVITPVPAPTPQP from the coding sequence ATGAACCAAAGACGTCTTTATTGGTTGTGGATGGTGTTGAGTGTGGCCGGGACGGCGCATGGCATGGAACCGCAGGAGCTGGCGGCGCGTCTGGAAGCCGGTGAAAAAATCACGGTCATTGACGTGCGGGCGGGGGCGTTGTACGCGCGCGGGCATATTCCCCAGGCCATCAACATTCCCGCGGCCTTGTGTCCCGACCGCCAGTTGCCCCCCTTGGGCCGGGTGGTGGTCTATGATGAGGGCTTGGGCCAGACCAACGCCGCCTTTGCCCTGGACGCCCTGAACCGGAAACCCGGTATTCAAGCCGAAATCCTGCGCGGGGGCTACGCCGGCTGGGAAACCACGCAACGCACGGTGGCCGCCCCTGCAGGCGCCGCCCGCGAGGAATTGCCGGTGATCACGTATCAAGGACTGGAACAAACCACTGACCGTGACGTCGTGCTGGTGGATTTGCGCACGGTGGCCCCGGCTTCGGAAGCGCGCGGTCTGGTGGCGCCTGCTTCGGCGGGACCGCCGTTGACCGACTTGAAAACAGTTTTTCCACGGTTCCCAGTGACTCAATCTCCCTTGAACATGGCGCAACGGACGAAGGCCGAAAAAACCACTCCGCCATTGCTCGTCTTGATTGACCGCAACGATGGTAAAGCTCAGGAAACCGCCCGTTTGCTGCGGGCGGCGGGCATGACGCGATTTGTCATCCTGGCCGGCGGCGAGGAAGCGCTCGCGCGCCGTGGCGAGCCTGGCTTGCAGCGCTCAGGCAGCGGCCTGATGACCGTTCCGCCTCCAGTCATAACGCCGGTGCCGGCTCCAACTCCACAACCTTGA